In the Clavelina lepadiformis chromosome 8, kaClaLepa1.1, whole genome shotgun sequence genome, one interval contains:
- the LOC143469234 gene encoding uncharacterized protein LOC143469234 produces the protein MGCASSKTAGPKTKIPQHFSRRESAASKDSGIGLTCSKEEKSSVSDQELVEKKQTRQTKKAIAFEIGINKDGSIKQHPPHKNQNRLNTPSSRNSEPNSLPPLSQKSPGRKRRHHDVHRITAEEIEQRQAEAERKREIDRLATIARQRRRELRAQKVTERRKCDHWSENTDEELSDADQTFNIDDEDEW, from the exons ATGGGCTGTGCTTCAAGCAAAACAGCCGGCccgaaaacaaaaatacctcAGCATTTTTCAAGAAGGGAAAGCGCTGCTTCAAAAGACAGTGGCATAGGTTTGACCTGTTcgaaagaagaaaaaagttcTGTTTCCGACCAAGAATTGGTGGAAAAAAAGCAAACCCGGCAAACCAAAAAGG caaTAGCGTTTGAAATCGGCATAAACAAGGATGGAAGTATAAAGCAGCATCCTCCCCACAAAAACCag AACCGCTTGAACACTCCGTCGAGCCGCAACTCCGAGCCTAACTCGCTTCCACCCTTATCACAGAAGTCTCCGGGTCGTAAACGGCGGCACCACGACGTACATCGGATTACAGCGGAAGaa ATTGAGCAAAGGCAAGCAGAGGCCGAAAGAAAGCGAGAAATTGACAGACTTGCAACAATTGCACGACAACGAAGACGGGAGCTCAGGGCTCAAAAAGTTACGGAAAGA AGGAAATGCGACCACTGGTCGGAAAATACCGACGAAGAATTAAGCGACGCTGATCAGACGTTCAACATCGACGACG AAGATGAATGGTGA
- the LOC143469232 gene encoding prohibitin 1-like, translated as MMDALLSKLTKLGLGLAVAGGVVSSALYNVDAGCRGVIFDRFTGVKQTVSNEGTHFLIPLIQKPIIFDCKARPRNVPVITGSKDLQNVNITLRILFRPKPSMLPNIFSTIGEDYDERILPSITNEVLKSVVAQFDASDLITQREVVSRQVSEDLAERADSFGIILDDVSLTHLTFGYEFTSAVEQKQVAQQEAERARFVVEKAEQQKIAAVTTAEGDAKAAEMIAQAIEEAGEGLIELRKLEAAEEIAGLMAKSKNINYLPPNQSVLLSLRQ; from the exons ATGATGGATGCTTTGCTTTCAAAACTGACAAAACTTGGCCTGGGATTGGCGGTTGCTGGAGGAGTTGTTAGCTCAGCATTGTATAATG TTGATGCTGGGTGCCGAGGGGTTATTTTCGATCGCTTCACTGGTGTTAAACAAACTGTATCCAACGAAGGCACTCATTTCCTTATTCCACTCATCCAGAAACCTATTATTTTTGACTGCAAGGCAAGACCCAGAAATGTTCCCGTCATTACAGGATCTAAGG ATCTTCAGAATGTTAACATCACCCTCCGTATTTTATTTCGACCTAAACCATCTATGTtaccaaatattttttccacaaTCGGTGAAGACTATGATGAGAGGATTCTCCCATCAATCACAAATGAAGTGTTAAAATCTGTTGTT GCTCAATTTGATGCTAGCGATTTAATTACACAACGAGAAGTGGTATCAAGACAG gtTAGTGAAGACTTAGCAGAAAGAGCAGATTCATTTGGTATTATTTTGGATGATGTTTCTCTCACCCATCTCACATTTGGATATGAATTTACCAGTGCAGTTGAACAGAAACAAGTTGCGCAGCAGGAAGCTGAACGTGCAAGATTTGTAGTCGAAAAA GCTGAGCAGCAGAAGATTGCAGCAGTTACAACAGCTGAAGGAGATGCCAAAGCTGCTGAGATGATCGCACAAGCTATAG AGGAAGCTGGCGAAGGTCTAATTGAACTTCGTAAACTTGAAGCCGCTGAAGAAATCGCTGGTTTGATGGCCAAGTCCAAAAATATCAACTATCTGCCTCCTAACCAGAGTGTTCTTTTGTCTCTGCGGCAGTAA
- the LOC143468898 gene encoding DNA-directed RNA polymerases I and III subunit RPAC1-like — MAHIEDIRTRVTLNEHGIDNVHTTDYPRSYVGYNDAWDLEDFKSKFRIDILEMNKEEMQFDMVGIDASIANSFRRILLAEVPTMAIEKIFMYNNTSVIQDEVLAHRLGLIPLDVDARMFEFRQSQEANMEENPSPEDTLEFEIKVKCTKNPDAPKDATDPCVLYKDHKVYSSHIKWNPLGDQRDLVSVKPVHDDILIAKLRPGHQIDLKMHAVKGIGKDHAKFSPVATASYRLLPEITILKPVYGKQAVKLQSCFSPGVIDVVENEDGIEEARVVESRKDTCSREVLRYPDLKDLVKLSKVRDHFIFSVESAVGQPPNLLVSEAIKILMAKCRTFLAELDSAQQDMETE; from the coding sequence ATGGCTCATATTGAAGATATTAGAACACGAGTTACTCTAAACGAGCATGGAATTGATAATGTACATACTACAGATTATCCACGAAGTTATGTTGGCTATAATGATGCGTGGGATTTAGAAGATTTCAAGTCTAAATTTCGAATAGATATCTTAGAAATGAATAAAGAAGAAATGCAGTTTGACATGGTTGGGATAGATGCTTCTATAGCAAATTCATTTCGACGCATTTTATTGGCTGAAGTGCCTACCATGGccattgaaaaaatattcatGTACAACAATACAAGTGTTATACAGGATGAAGTGCTTGCTCACCGACTTGGACTTATACCACTTGATGTTGATGCAAGAATGTTTGAATTTCGTCAAAGTCAGGAAGCTAATATGGAAGAAAATCCATCCCCGGAAGATACACTAGAATTTGAAATCAAAGTAAAATGCACTAAAAACCCTGATGCTCCAAAGGATGCAACAGACCCTTGTGTTTTGTATAAGGATCATAAAGTGTACTCCAGTCATATTAAGTGGAATCCCTTAGGAGATCAAAGAGATTTGGTCTCTGTCAAGCCGGTACATGATGATATACTGATTGCTAAACTTCGCCCAGGACAccaaattgatttaaaaatgcATGCAGTCAAGGGAATTGGTAAGGACCATGCCAAGTTCTCACCGGTTGCTACCGCCTCGTATAGGCTACTTCCAGAGATAACTATACTGAAACCGGTATATGGAAAACAAGCTGTGAAATTGCAGAGTTGTTTCTCACCTGGTGTGATTGATGTTGTGGAGAATGAGGATGGTATTGAAGAGGCTCGAGTGGTGGAATCGCGGAAAGATACATGTAGTCGAGAAGTTCTACGTTATCCAGATTTGAAGGACCTGGTAAAGCTAAGCAAGGTGCGAGATCACTTCATATTCTCTGTTGAATCTGCTGTTGGACAGCCTCCTAATTTGCTGGTTTCTGAGgctattaaaattttgatggCCAAGTGCCGTACGTTTCTTGCAGAATTGGATAGTGCTCAGCAAGATATGGAAACGGAGTAG
- the LOC143469222 gene encoding ubiquitin-conjugating enzyme E2 G2-like — translation MVGSALKRLMAEYKQLSLNPPEGIVAGPVNEENFFEWEALILGPEGTPFESGVFRTSLHFPTDYPMSPPKMKFISDIFHPNIYPDGRVCISILHSPGDDPMGYETSAERWSPVQSIEKILLSVMSMLAEPNPESGANVDASKMWRDDREQFNKRAEVLVRQSLGLPEQL, via the exons ATGGTTGGTTCAGCGTTAAAACGTCTTATGGCTGAATACAAAC AACTTTCTTTAAATCCACCCGAAGGTATTGTTGCTGGTCCTGTAAATGAAGAGAACTTTTTTGAATGGGAAGCATTGATACT TGGGCCGGAGGGGACGCCGTTTGAGAGCGGAGTGTTTCGTACATCTTTACATTTTCCAACCGATTACCCAATGAGCCCACCAAAAATGAAGTTTATCTCTGACATTTTCCATCCAAACA TTTATCCAGATGGTCGAGTTTGTATTTCCATCCTGCACTCCCCTGGTGATGACCCAATGGGTTATGAAACTAGTGCAGAAAGATGGTCACCAGTTCAAAGCATAGAAAAAATCTTGTTGTCAGTTATGAGCATGTTAGCCG AACCCAATCCTGAATCAGGAGCAAATGTAGATGCATCAAAAATGTGGAGAGATGACAGGGAACAGTTTAATAAAAGAGCTGAAGTACTCGTACGGCAATCGTTAGGTCTACCAGAACAGTTATAA